The DNA segment ACGCCTATCTTAGCTGCGGCTATATTTGAAGAATAGGCAAAGGCTTCTCTTACGGTCAATTTTGTGCTTGGATGCTCGTCGGTTATAATGTGGTTATAAAAATGAAATTTTCCATTTTCTGTGTTAATTGTATCTGAAAGGTTTACGATTTTGTTCTCTAAGGCTGATGCGTATGTTATCAATTTGAAAGTGGAGCCGGGTTCGTAAGGGTCCTCAATTGCAAGGTTTTTGGACGGTATTTTCTCATTTGGATTTTTGCTCGGATAAACAGCCATTGCCAGTATTTCACCAGTTTGTGGATTAGTTACTATAACAAAACCCCTTGAGGCACTTGTTTGCTGAATACGCCTTTTTAATGCAAGATAACAAAATTCCTGCAATGCTAAATTTATTGTAGTAATTATACTCTTGCCTTTTTCTGGTTCTATGTCCTGATTTTTGCTAAGTTTAACAAGGTTACCCACTGCGTCACGCATGAAGAGGATTTTCCCGGGTTTCCCTCGGATATAAGAATCTAAAACCAATTCAAGCCCCCCTAATGGGTTTTCATCTTCTCCAACACAACCAATTACTGGGGCTAATACCTCTCCGTAAGGATAGTAACGATCATTAACAATTCTCTGAAAAACTTCTTTGTTTTTTCTAAATTCATTGAGTAATGTAGAACGGAATTTGAACTCGGCAATTTTTGTGTGGTTAATTCCGTTTTGTAATTTTGTTGTGTATATTTGTGCACCATTTGATTTATACTTTAAAAGTGTCTTTATTACATTATTTGTGAGCTTTGGACGAACCTTATAGATCTCTAAGGTTGGAACATTAACAACCAGTGGGTTTCCGTTTCTGTCATAAATAATTCCTCCCTCGCCTTGGAGCGAAAAAGAGATTAGACTCTGCTCAGTTCCCAGTTCTCTATATTTTGAGCCCAAGGGGGTCGTTTGAAATAGAAAAACATAGACTGTGTAAAATATGTAAATTGAAATTAAGATGATGTTTAGAAAAATTGCCCTTATTTTCATTTGGTCTCTATACCGAGTCTGCTGAGTGAACGTAATGTGTGTATTTGGGCTTTTTCGATGAGTAATTTTCTCGAAATGTCTACTATATAACTTCGCAACACAGTATTTTCTCTTCTCTTAACTAAATTCTTATCTGCTAAGCAAAGAGGAGGGGAAAAAAGCAAAATTAAACTTATACCAATCAANNNNNNNNNNTCAACAAGGCTCTCTTCATCTACCTCCTCCTTTTCAAAAACACGAAGTTTAGAACTTCTACATCTTGAATTTTCTGAAGTCTCTTTCTCATCTGGAGTTATAGGCTTTTTTGTTACCACTTTCATGCCCTTAATATTTTTAATGCTTTTACAAAGACGATCTTCAATGGAGTGGTAAGATAGTGTGATCAAAATTCCACCCCTTGGTAAAACTTGAATGGCTTCTTTCAGCCCTTCAACCATATTTTTATATTCATTATTTGTGAAAATTCTAAATGCTTGAAAAATCTTTGGTAGTTCGCTGTTGAGAAATTGATGTGGTATAGATTTTCCTGCGATTTCAACGAGATGGGATGTATATTTAACTTTACTTTTGTTCGCAAAGAGGTTTTTTGCGAGTTTTTTTGCAAATTTAACTTCTCCAAATTTTTTAAGTATTAGTTCCAAATCGTGGTCAGTTAATTTTTGGAGTTTCACATAAAGCGGTTCGCCTTCAGAAGGGTTAAAACGCATATCCAGTATTTCGTCTTTTCTAAAGGAAAATCCTCTGCCTGAGCTCTCTAAGTGATAGGATGATAGGCCAAAGTCAAACAAGATAGCATCAATTCTACTTATCCCCACACTGGCTAAAACATTTTTAATTTCTAAATAACTCGCATTTACGCAAGTGATATTAGAAAAGGCCGCGGTATTTTTTACGAGTTTTTGGAAATAAGAGGGATCTATTTCAATTGCAATTACTTTACCACTTTCTCCCACCAGTTTAGCAATAGCTATTGAATGTCCACCTTCTCCAGCCGTGCAATCTATCACAAATTTGCATTGGTACAGATGCAAAAACTCCAAAATGTGTTCAAGCTGACAAGGTATGTGAAATTTCATAATGGTATTTCCCTAAAATTAAGGTCTTCTGCTTTATGAAGCTCCGTATATAATTCAGGGCTCCATATCTCAAACCACCGTGGCATTTTAACGAACATGCAAACCCTTGATATGTGTGCATAGGACATGAGATTTCCGGGTATCAATATTCTTCCCTGGGCATCAATTTCTGTTTCTTCCGATTCTCCCAAGAGGTACCTGATTGCCCTCCTTTTTTCATCGTCCCATAGGGGAAATTCTCTAATTCTTTCTTCAAATTTTCTCCATTCTTCCTCGGTAAAGACATAAATGCACTTTTCAATACCTTTTGTGAGGACTAATTTTTCCCCGTATTTCATTTCCCTCCTCAAATTTACGGGGATAGCCACACGGCCTTTTTCATCAATGTGATGTATTCTATTGTTTCTCTTTTTTTCCACTTTTCCCCACCTTTTACCATAAAAGTTTAACCCCTTTGGGGTGGTTTGTCAAGAGGTGGTTTTATTTTCTTTTAAATAGATTTTTAAATTTTTAAAATCTTTACGCCAGGGTATATAATGAAGATATGGATGCGTGGAGGTTGGTAGATAAGTATACTATTCCAGAGCTTGTCAAAAAGACGGTAGAACTCCATGTATCTCGACCAGCAATGGGGTTTTACTACGAAGAGCCTTTCACTTACGGCGAGCTAATGA comes from the bacterium genome and includes:
- a CDS encoding penicillin-binding protein 2, yielding MKIRAIFLNIILISIYIFYTVYVFLFQTTPLGSKYRELGTEQSLISFSLQGEGGIIYDRNGNPLVVNVPTLEIYKVRPKLTNNVIKTLLKYKSNGAQIYTTKLQNGINHTKIAEFKFRSTLLNEFRKNKEVFQRIVNDRYYPYGEVLAPVIGCVGEDENPLGGLELVLDSYIRGKPGKILFMRDAVGNLVKLSKNQDIEPEKGKSIITTINLALQEFCYLALKRRIQQTSASRGFVIVTNPQTGEILAMAVYPSKNPNEKIPSKNLAIEDPYEPGSTFKLITYASALENKIVNLSDTINTENGKFHFYNHIITDEHPSTKLTVREAFAYSSNIAAAKIGVMLGAQKLYRTAQKFGIGCPTGIILPGESAPPILKPSKWGNLRLANFSYGYGVMVNGVQMAMAYGAVANGGLLLLPKLIKDGKPMIVRRAISKELADTLKEMMRDVVLYGTGKKADVHGLEVCGKTGTAKILDPTTGTYTSNALISSFIGFFPKDNPKYLIYVVLFEPKGPVYLRYGGEVAAPLFREIAEFIAGGKDATVATCSRF
- the rsmH gene encoding 16S rRNA (cytosine(1402)-N(4))-methyltransferase RsmH, translated to MKFHIPCQLEHILEFLHLYQCKFVIDCTAGEGGHSIAIAKLVGESGKVIAIEIDPSYFQKLVKNTAAFSNITCVNASYLEIKNVLASVGISRIDAILFDFGLSSYHLESSGRGFSFRKDEILDMRFNPSEGEPLYVKLQKLTDHDLELILKKFGEVKFAKKLAKNLFANKSKVKYTSHLVEIAGKSIPHQFLNSELPKIFQAFRIFTNNEYKNMVEGLKEAIQVLPRGGILITLSYHSIEDRLCKSIKNIKGMKVVTKKPITPDEKETSENSRCRSSKLRVFEKEEVDEESLV
- a CDS encoding division/cell wall cluster transcriptional repressor MraZ, translated to MEKKRNNRIHHIDEKGRVAIPVNLRREMKYGEKLVLTKGIEKCIYVFTEEEWRKFEERIREFPLWDDEKRRAIRYLLGESEETEIDAQGRILIPGNLMSYAHISRVCMFVKMPRWFEIWSPELYTELHKAEDLNFREIPL